From the Danio aesculapii chromosome 9, fDanAes4.1, whole genome shotgun sequence genome, one window contains:
- the si:dkey-4e7.3 gene encoding inosine-uridine preferring nucleoside hydrolase, translating into MFSSLRFRYILRKAFLTRKQIRGLVRNRSKGSPDGRHGEHEDTADRFQETHTSNFSLRHFSNATEFSMKKLFVDVDCGVDDAQAIMMALAVPGVQILGISCVHGNTSVENVCKNVLRILKVCKHLEIPVFRGANKPLLGQVVGTGDFHGKDGLGDAPDPEAPGLDLVQKEGAVSAMIRIVNENPGEVSLVATAPLTNVALAVKLDPSLPQKLKGLYIMGGNTDSRGNTTMCGEFNFAADPEAAYIVLNEFVCPVYIAAWEFTCHSKLPWEFCDGWLAQDTDKARFMKQIFQHSMKNSHSERIEKELVAGQGFISCDSYAMAAAIDGTIILESEQRAVTVELAGNCCRGMMVVDHLDLLKKTHKVHILKKVDLERFKELLMNSLK; encoded by the exons ATGTTCTCTTCCCTtcgatttagatatattttaagaAAAGCGTTTCTTACAAGGAAACAGATACGTGGACTAGTCAGAAATCG CTCCAAAGGTTCTCCTGACGGCAGACACGGAGAGCACGAGGACACAGCAGACCGCTTTCAGGAAACTCACACCAGTAACTTTAGCCTGCGACACTTCTCTAACGCTACAG AATTCAGCATGAAGAAGCTATTTGTGGACGTGGACTGTGGTGTGGATGATGCTCAGGCTATCATGATGGCTTTGGCAGTGCCTGGTGTGCAGATCCTGGGCATCAGCTGCGTTCATGGCAACACATCAGTGGAGAATGTCTGCAAGAACGTCCTGCGTATTCTCAAAGTCTGTAAGCATCTGGAG ATTCCTGTGTTTCGTGGAGCAAATAAACCTCTACTGGGACAGGTGGtcggcactggagattttcatgGTAAAGATGGGCTGGGGGACGCACCGGACCCTGAAGCTCCTGGTCTGGATCTTGTCCAGAAGGAAGGCGCAGTATCTGCAATGATCCGAATAGTCAATGAAAACCCTGGAGAG GTCTCTTTAGTGGCCACGGCTCCACTGACCAATGTGGCTTTGGCAGTCAAACTCGACCCCTCATTACCACAAAAACTTAAAGGCCTTTACATTATGGGTGGCAATACTGACT CTCGAGGAAACACCACTATGTGTGGAGAGTTCAACTTTGCAGCTGATCCTGAAGCAGCTTATATTGTTCTCAATGAATTTGTTTGCCCGGTTTACATTGCAGCTTGGGAGTTCACCTGCCACAGTAAATTACCCTGG GAGTTCTGTGATGGGTGGCTGGCGCAGGACACAGATAAAGCTCGCTTCATGAAGCAGATCTTCCAGCACAGCATGAAGAACAGCCACAGCGAGAGGATCGAGAAGGAGCTGGTGGCAGGACAGGGTTTCATCTCCTGCGACTCTTACGCCATGGCGGCGGCCATTGATGGCACCATCATCCTAGAAAGTGAGCAGAGAGCTGTGACGGTGGAGCTGGCAGGAAACTGCTGCCGTGGGATGATGGTGGTGGATCATCTGGATCTCCTTAAGAAGACTCACAAAGTCCACATCCTCAAGAAGGTTGACTTAGAGAGGTTTAAAGAGCTCCTGATGAACTCTTTAAAATAG
- the LOC130234775 gene encoding cytochrome c oxidase assembly factor 5, with translation MPKYYEDKEDDGRACSGLREDFKACLLQHDCVVKEGKKPSECLKEGHCRSMQVAFFECKRSMLDTRSRFRGRKGE, from the exons ATGCCCAAATATTACGAAGATAAAGAGGATGATGGCCGCGCCTGCTCTGGATTAAGAGAAGATTTCAAAGCCTGTCTCCTTCAGCATGACTGTGTAGTTAAG GAAGGCAAGAAGCCCAGTGAGTGTCTGAAGGAAGGACATTGCAGAAGCATGCAGGTGGCTTTCTTTGAGTGCAAGAGATCCATG CTGGACACCCGATCTCGATTCAGAGGCAGAAAAGGAGAATGA